The DNA region AATGACGGCGGAGATGGTGGTGCGCTTGTGTCAAGAGGAGCTGCCGGCTCAAGGATATGATATGCTGCGTGATATTCAAGTCTTATCGCCGATGCACCGACTTGCTTGCGGCGTGGAAAATCTCAACAAGCTGTTACAGCAGGCGGTTAATCCTCCGGGACCAGGCAAGGGAGAATTGAATTTGCCTTATCAAGTGCTCCGCTTGGGAGATAAAGTTATGCAGATTCGTAATAATTATGAAAAAGGCGTCTTTAACGGTGATATCGGCCAAATTTGCGAACTGGCAGACGGCAAAGTGACGGTGCGTTACCCGGAGCAAAAGGTAGTCTATGAGGCCGGTGAAGGGGATCAGCTTCTTTTGGCTTATGCGATGAGCGTACACAAAAGCCAGGGCAGTGAATACCCGGTGGTCATTTTGCCTCTTGTGCCAGGACATCACCGCATGCTGCAGCGCAATCTTTTCTATACGGCTATTACCAGAGCGAAAGAGAAAGTCATTCTTCTTGGCAGCCAAGCGGCAATTAATACGGCCGTAGGCAATGATCGGACGAAGAAGAGGTATTCCTTGTTGGCGGAGCGCTTAAAAGGCGAAACATGCTAGAGCAGGAGCTAATCATTTATTCACATCTCATGCGAAAGCGACTTGCTTAGTGCTTTTACTAAACTGTATGGTTTAATGCATTGGTTTTTCCTCAAAGGAGGCGTGTTTTCTTGTTGGGGACGTTAGTCAAAGCCTGTCTAGACCTGGTGTATCCTCCTAAATGCCCTGGTTGCGGCAAAGCGGTGGCGGAACATGGGCAATGGTGTCCTTTATGTTTAGGACCGGTGCTCTCCCTCAAAGCTTTGTCTCCTGCGTTGCATCGATTGAAGCACTTGGCAGGTTGTTTCATTGTTTGTCAGTACAGCGGCGCGGTGCGCCATTTGTTGCAGGATATTAAATTCCATGGCGAGGATAATAAACAAGCCGCTTTAGCTTGGCTTTTAACGCAGGCGGCAGGAACGGTACGCTTTGCAGGTATAGATGCGGTGGTTCCAGTGCCGTTGCATCCGAAGCGGCGGCGAGAACGAGGCTATAACCAAACCGAATTACTGTTTTCCTCTTGGAGTCGCAAACAAGGATTTTTATGGCTTCCTGATGTGCTGCTTCGGGAGAGGGAGACGCTGCCGCAATGGGAGTTGCCGTCGAATGAGAGAAGAAAAAATATTCGCGGCGCGTTTCGGGTACAAAAAAGCAACTTAATCCAAGGGAAAAGGATTCTCTTAGTGGATGATATCTTTACAACTGGCGCTACGATGGATGAATGTGCTAAAACGCTCTTAGCGGTGGGAGCTGAAAAAGTGGAAGGACTGGCTTTAGCCAGTAGTTCTAGAGGCTGAGTAGTCGGACAGAGAGTATCTTTCGCTTGGGCTTTCTTGACTTTTGTGTTAAAATATAAGCTAAGACAAAAATGGGGGTGTAGGTAGTGAGCACAGCCTTGATGATTATTGATGCAATCATCTGCGTAGCCTTGATTGCCAGCGTGGTAATGCAATCAGGAAAAAGCGCAGGGTTATCCGGCTCCATCGGCGGCGGCGCTGAGAGCCTTTTTGGCGGCAGAGCGAGAGGGTTGGACCAGTTTTTAGCGAGAGCGACAATGATATTAGGTATTCTTTTTGGTTTGGTAACTATGGCTTTATCCGTTATCATGCGGTAAGAATCGGCTGGTTATTCGAGCCATTGCTCGCCAATCAGCACATTCTGAGATCATTAACTCCCGGCATTTTGTCGGGGGTTTTTCATTCTTTGCAAAGGAGGAGTGTTGTTTATGGGCGGCATGGCGGTAATCCGAGGCTGTGCGGTAGAAGAACTGCGGCCGGGCATGAGGCTAGTGGCGCCGGTGACAGATGGCTGCGGCCGTATGATCCTGAAACCGGGAACCGAGCTGAATCGCAGGGTTATTGAAATTCTTGGACGGCTGCATATCGGGCCTGTAGATGTTGTGGAGTGGCGCGAAGAAGGGATGGCGCCGCCCCGACGGGCCGTTGTATCTGAAATTGTGGAGAGGGAGTCTTCTTGGCATCCTGGCCCTTTCTGCAGCATTGTTGATCCGTTATGGGATTTGTTTCGTGAGCATTATGAAGGATGGATGGTGCGGCTGACGAGGCAGTTTGCCAATTTGCAGGCGGAAAGCAATGAAGCAAAAGAAGAAGTCCTTTGGAATGAAATTGAGGCGGTCGTATCCGAAATTGCGGACTTATCATTGCTGGCAGTGCAAGTGCTGCCTTGTATTCATTTTATGTCTCGCCAGGAAGAGTATTTAGTGCATCATTCTCTAAATGTCTCTTTATTGGCGGCGATGATGGCTCGCTTACTGGATTGGAATGAACAAGAAGTAAATGAAGTGGCCCTGTCTGCGTTGCTTCATGACGTAGGAAAATTGCAAGTTCCGGAAGAAATTTTACATAAAACAGAATCGCTGACTCCAATGGAAATGCGAACTGTACAAGGGCATGCCGTTTTAGGGTTTCGCTTGCTGCAGGAAGCTGGCGTGTTTCCGTTGCCTGTTTTAGCTGGCGTTTTGCAGCATCATGAGCGCTTAGACGGCAGCGGTTATCCTATTTCGGTGGGGCAAGCTAAAATGCATGCATATTCCCGCGTTTTGGCTATTGCTGATATGTATGATGCGATGACATCTAAAAAAATGTATGGAAAACAGCACAATCCTTTTACGGCAGCGAGGGAACTGAGGCGCGATATGTCGCGTGACCGTCTGGACGTTCCAGCGACGCGGGCTTTATTGACTCAAATACATCAATTTTTAGTAGGCCAAAAAGTGCGTTTGGACAATGGCAGTGAAGGCTGGTTGACTCAATGGGATGAAAGCTGCGGAGAAAATGCAGTGGTAATGGACAAACGAGGGCGTACTTATTTGTTGAATGATCGGTGCGGTATGGCTATTCAAACCATTGTACAGCCGCGTAGAAAAGAGATGTTGGGGGACTAAAGTCTTACTAATGCTGGTTGTCTTTAAATTCCAATGTTAAAGAATCCTCCTTTTGGAGGATTCTTTTTTTTGTTGCAAACTGGTATAATTTTTTTAAATTATCTATATTTTTGCGAGTTATCTTCAGAAACTCTATAAATTTAGGCAAGACGCTTGAAATCAGTAATGCCTCCAGGAGGGGACATGGTATGAATCAGGAAGCACAAGGTATGTCTTGCTCGGTGCAGCAATTGCGGCCGGGCATGTGTTTGGCTGGACCTGCGAAAAACAGTAAAGGCGCGATTGTAATGCAAGGCGGGACCGTGCTGGATGAACGGGCGATTGCTTTGTTGCAGCGGCTGTCCTTATCTGCGATTGATGTGGTGCGGACCGATAAAAATACTTTTGTTATAGGAGAAATGCAGGAAACAGACGAGTTGCCAGCTTCGGTAAACGCTGAGGAAGCGTGGAAGACGATAGGCGCGTACTGTCCGTTGGTTAGTCCTGTACAAACCTTATTTAAGCAGCGCTACAACGTTCTTTCCGAAGAAATGAAGAAAATATGGGCGGCTATACGGTTGCGCAGTCCTGTGGATTGGCCGATTCTCTGGCGGGTGTCGGATGAAATTGCCGATTTATGTCTAGTGCGGGCTGAAGTTTTGCCGTTGCTTCATTTTGAAAAAAAAGAGGAAACACTCATTAACAATCACTTGTTGAGTGTTGCTTTCTTGACGGCGATGATTATGCGGGCGCAAGGAAATATTGGCGAGAAAGATATTCGCGAAGCCGTTTTCGCGGCATTGCTCCATGATGTAGGGAAATTTCACTTGCCTCTGCGCATTATGGATAAAAAAGGGACGTTAACCTTTGAAGAAGAGCGCATTATGCGGACGCATCCGCTTGTGGCTTATCGATATTTGCAAGAAACATGCAAAGAGACGCCATTGCCGCTGCCTGTGCTTATGGGAGTGCTGCAACACCATGAGCGCCCGGACGGACAGGGATATCCGATGCGGGTGGGCAGCATGAAAACACATCCGTATGCTAAAGTGCTGGCGTTAGCAGATGCGTATGAAAGCCGAACCAGCCGCAGGCAGCCGGATGGTTCAGAGGTCAGCCCTTTTGGAGCGGCTAGAGAGCTGTATAAACAGGTATATGGAGCCGAATTTGAGGTAATGGCTGGCAGAGCGCTTCTTAAGGAAATTCATTTTTTCTTATTGGGGCAAAAAGTAGAGCTTTCGAATGGAAAAACAGGCTGGGTTGTGCAGTGGGATGAAGAATGCGGCGAAAATATGTTGGTTAGCGGTGAAAAGGGTGAATTTTACCGCATTAATGACCGCAGTGGCATTGAAGTGAAAAAAGTGATTAAAACATAAAAAGATGCCCGGAAGCCAGCGCAAGCTGCTTCCGGCTTTTTTATCAGAATTTATCTGATAGTTTTCCAGAACAGAATTCGTTACACTGAAACCATTCATTGTTGAAACATAGGGAGGAACTAGGATGTTAAAGCCGTTTCGTTCACTGCAGGGAAAATTATCGTTGGCCCTGCTGGCCATTGTCTTGATACCGCTTTTTATACTGGCGGCTGTTTTGGATCGGACCGTTAAGGAACAGACCCAAAGCGATTTTTTGCAAAGTACGACTCGCGAGGTCATGCAAGTAGACAACGCGGTGAACTTATTTTTTGAAGGACAAAAGGAAAATGTCCGTTTGCTGGCGCAATGGCCCTTGGCTCGCCGCAGCGGCGCTAGCGTCACACGCTATATGGAAAAGCAAGGAGGTCCGGATGGCATGGTACCTATGGACCCCTTCGCTACAGGGGGGTATGAAGCGGAGCTGTACCAGCAATTTGTACAGTTTTCCAAAAGCCATCCGAAGGTGAACACGATTTCTTTCGGTCTCTCAGATGGCGGCTATTTGCAGTGGCCGGCTATTCCGCGGAAAACAGGATATGATTCGCGCAGCCGCGATTGGTACAAAGAGAGCTTGAAGCAAAAGGACGCTTGGGTATCAGATCCCTTTATGACGAGCAAAGGCGTGCCTACGATTGGTATTTTTACGGCTGTGACGGATGAACAAGGGCAGTTCCGCGGCGTGATGGGCGTGAATGTAGATTTGCCGGTAGTGACAAAGCTGATTCAGGACATCAAAATTGGTGAAACTGGTTATGTGGTACTCTTGGATAGTAAAGGAACGATTATTGCCCATCCTCGTAATCCGGAATTGAATTTTAAAAAGCTGGCGGATTTGAAGGATTCTTCCTTGAGTACATTAGCTGGCATTGCAGAGGGGCAAGTTTCCTTAGAACTCAATGGTGTGGAGCATGTTGCGAACGTAGTGACTTCCCAACAATCCGGCTGGAAATATGTTGTGCTGGTAGAAGCGGCGCAGCTGAATGAGAGCGCCTCCCATGTGCGTAGTGCGCTGCTGCTTGTGCTTGGCGTTACTATTCTTCTGGTTTTGGGGCTATCCTTCTTGCTGGCGCGTCGCTTTGCTGCGCCTTTAACAAATGCAGCGAACTTACTGGGACAACTGGGACA from Anaeromusa acidaminophila DSM 3853 includes:
- a CDS encoding ComF family protein, with amino-acid sequence MLGTLVKACLDLVYPPKCPGCGKAVAEHGQWCPLCLGPVLSLKALSPALHRLKHLAGCFIVCQYSGAVRHLLQDIKFHGEDNKQAALAWLLTQAAGTVRFAGIDAVVPVPLHPKRRRERGYNQTELLFSSWSRKQGFLWLPDVLLRERETLPQWELPSNERRKNIRGAFRVQKSNLIQGKRILLVDDIFTTGATMDECAKTLLAVGAEKVEGLALASSSRG
- the secG gene encoding preprotein translocase subunit SecG is translated as MSTALMIIDAIICVALIASVVMQSGKSAGLSGSIGGGAESLFGGRARGLDQFLARATMILGILFGLVTMALSVIMR
- a CDS encoding HD-GYP domain-containing protein — encoded protein: MGGMAVIRGCAVEELRPGMRLVAPVTDGCGRMILKPGTELNRRVIEILGRLHIGPVDVVEWREEGMAPPRRAVVSEIVERESSWHPGPFCSIVDPLWDLFREHYEGWMVRLTRQFANLQAESNEAKEEVLWNEIEAVVSEIADLSLLAVQVLPCIHFMSRQEEYLVHHSLNVSLLAAMMARLLDWNEQEVNEVALSALLHDVGKLQVPEEILHKTESLTPMEMRTVQGHAVLGFRLLQEAGVFPLPVLAGVLQHHERLDGSGYPISVGQAKMHAYSRVLAIADMYDAMTSKKMYGKQHNPFTAARELRRDMSRDRLDVPATRALLTQIHQFLVGQKVRLDNGSEGWLTQWDESCGENAVVMDKRGRTYLLNDRCGMAIQTIVQPRRKEMLGD
- a CDS encoding HD-GYP domain-containing protein — its product is MNQEAQGMSCSVQQLRPGMCLAGPAKNSKGAIVMQGGTVLDERAIALLQRLSLSAIDVVRTDKNTFVIGEMQETDELPASVNAEEAWKTIGAYCPLVSPVQTLFKQRYNVLSEEMKKIWAAIRLRSPVDWPILWRVSDEIADLCLVRAEVLPLLHFEKKEETLINNHLLSVAFLTAMIMRAQGNIGEKDIREAVFAALLHDVGKFHLPLRIMDKKGTLTFEEERIMRTHPLVAYRYLQETCKETPLPLPVLMGVLQHHERPDGQGYPMRVGSMKTHPYAKVLALADAYESRTSRRQPDGSEVSPFGAARELYKQVYGAEFEVMAGRALLKEIHFFLLGQKVELSNGKTGWVVQWDEECGENMLVSGEKGEFYRINDRSGIEVKKVIKT
- a CDS encoding methyl-accepting chemotaxis protein, whose protein sequence is MLKPFRSLQGKLSLALLAIVLIPLFILAAVLDRTVKEQTQSDFLQSTTREVMQVDNAVNLFFEGQKENVRLLAQWPLARRSGASVTRYMEKQGGPDGMVPMDPFATGGYEAELYQQFVQFSKSHPKVNTISFGLSDGGYLQWPAIPRKTGYDSRSRDWYKESLKQKDAWVSDPFMTSKGVPTIGIFTAVTDEQGQFRGVMGVNVDLPVVTKLIQDIKIGETGYVVLLDSKGTIIAHPRNPELNFKKLADLKDSSLSTLAGIAEGQVSLELNGVEHVANVVTSQQSGWKYVVLVEAAQLNESASHVRSALLLVLGVTILLVLGLSFLLARRFAAPLTNAANLLGQLGQGDFSQKVEPAYLNYSDESGVLFQSLENMRQEVGALVAGARNVAGDVENRSRQLDANAASAAQSVEEVAASVQEIATVSASQAKELEQGVARMHDMAGHVQHAGNRLQDVRQAYEMIRRFSKDLNEIVGVLNQQMNEERQAVEGVDAVVQRVDQENRRIASFTEAIEGIAEQTNLLALNASIEAARAGEHGRGFAVVAEEVRKLAEESSKAAGEIRQVIGQVQEASHQAVAEIKRACDVTERQQEAVRSTDAMFQEITQAVEEMQGVLNAMEERFGSMLHETEEVVGSFSSLSAGAEETSAITGQLASTMDGQAQAVQSVQTEAKQLLQAVEDLRQGIAKFRV